A single region of the Thermotoga profunda AZM34c06 genome encodes:
- a CDS encoding ABC transporter permease, protein MAETKNNQKIEFEEKYLTRGQLIWRAFLRHRPGVIALCILIALYILAIFADFFSPYNPIEQSLKHTYAPPTKIHRMYKSTKTKPYVLPMISYVDKITYERTYKEMLFPSKLVLEKPDGSVVTYELGKDGVESFKFSVNSVESIKIDGQWYDVKKSPRTTDYFLFDYNEDTLLKGSSRMETTSAVAQEMYFKSYSSKFGLTSEYQIEAVAVTESLDTIVVKKDGKFEMLKAKVIDYEYKIYPVKWFVKSWTGKLFWIFPMKVHLFGVDNYDNNQYVKFFILGSDLYGRDVWSRIVFASRISLSIGIIGMIITFAFALLFGGISGYYGGLIDEGLMRFAEIIMSIPGFYLMIMLRAMLPLDLPSTQIYILLVFILSFIGWAGTSRVIRGMVLSIRQREFVEAAIAIGLPNSKVLARHVLPNTATYLIVNATLRIPGYILGEAGLSFLGLGIREPYASWGLMLAQAQDVYIMTKAPWLLIPGIFIFITVISFNFVGDALRDALDPRSLG, encoded by the coding sequence ATGGCCGAGACAAAGAACAATCAAAAGATAGAATTTGAAGAAAAATACCTGACAAGAGGTCAATTAATCTGGAGGGCATTTTTGAGACATAGACCCGGTGTGATTGCACTTTGTATTTTGATTGCATTGTATATTTTAGCTATCTTCGCTGACTTTTTTTCTCCATACAATCCCATAGAGCAATCACTCAAACATACCTATGCACCACCGACTAAAATACACAGAATGTACAAAAGTACAAAAACAAAACCCTATGTGTTGCCGATGATATCTTATGTAGATAAGATAACCTACGAAAGAACTTACAAAGAGATGCTTTTTCCAAGCAAGCTTGTACTGGAAAAACCCGATGGTTCTGTTGTTACTTATGAACTCGGAAAAGATGGTGTTGAAAGTTTTAAATTCTCTGTGAACTCAGTGGAGAGCATAAAGATAGATGGCCAGTGGTATGATGTCAAAAAATCACCCAGGACAACGGATTATTTCCTTTTTGACTACAACGAAGATACACTTTTAAAGGGATCAAGTAGAATGGAAACTACCTCCGCAGTAGCACAAGAAATGTATTTCAAAAGTTATTCATCGAAATTCGGTCTGACCAGTGAATATCAAATAGAGGCAGTTGCTGTTACTGAATCACTCGATACGATTGTGGTGAAAAAAGATGGAAAATTTGAAATGTTGAAAGCAAAGGTTATCGATTATGAATATAAGATATACCCCGTGAAATGGTTTGTGAAAAGTTGGACTGGTAAATTGTTTTGGATTTTTCCAATGAAGGTTCATTTGTTTGGTGTGGACAATTATGATAATAACCAATATGTCAAATTTTTCATCTTGGGTTCGGATCTATATGGTAGGGATGTGTGGTCAAGGATAGTTTTTGCATCGAGGATCTCTCTATCTATTGGAATCATCGGAATGATCATTACTTTTGCCTTTGCGCTGTTGTTTGGTGGTATCTCTGGGTATTATGGCGGTTTGATCGACGAAGGACTGATGAGATTTGCTGAGATAATCATGTCGATACCGGGATTTTATCTGATGATCATGCTTCGTGCAATGCTTCCATTGGATTTACCTTCAACTCAGATATACATACTCTTGGTATTCATTTTGTCCTTCATAGGTTGGGCTGGTACATCTCGTGTCATCAGAGGAATGGTTCTCTCGATAAGACAAAGAGAATTTGTTGAAGCTGCTATTGCCATAGGATTGCCCAACAGTAAGGTCTTGGCAAGACATGTTCTTCCGAACACAGCGACTTATTTGATTGTGAATGCGACACTTAGAATACCTGGCTATATCCTTGGAGAAGCCGGTTTGAGTTTCTTGGGCCTTGGTATCAGAGAACCTTATGCATCTTGGGGTCTAATGCTTGCACAAGCTCAGGATGTCTATATCATGACAAAGGCTCCTTGGCTTTTGATACCTGGAATATTCATATTCATAACGGTGATATCTTTCAATTTTGTTGGAGATGCCTTAAGAGATGCTTTAGATCCAAGATCACTTGGATAA
- the murC gene encoding UDP-N-acetylmuramate--L-alanine ligase: protein MRIHFVGIGGIGMSSLALHCKISGNDVYGSDIYDNEQTEILKKVGIHVFIGHDYDNWLNPDLVVHTPAVHSDNPEIIRARRENVKVVSRSEFLRQILDGMTQFAVTGSDGKTTTTAMIAHCLKTFGEDPTVFLGGVHRSLEFGNYRSGKGPIVYELDESQPEFSSFCPDYLIITNARGDHLENYNNDEKFYRSCFEELSSKTRRIVITFADDKNTSHLGDYTFGKTHGTCKLVNRVVKDLYQVATIGLDGKQYQLILRLPGEHNVLNAMAVLTLFWAAGYDPNKVLEALRDFVSTRRRFDITILNKEQKTYVVDDYAHTPDEIKSLLAAAEEIFPEQKKIVIFQPHRYSRLLREDGNFAKALKDADEIYVTEVYSAFEKIIPQLSARVIVEGLENYGKKATYFPKLEDLLNAFHPQENTVYLFVGAGDIIKISQKFVENYKKGDH from the coding sequence ATGAGAATTCATTTTGTTGGAATCGGTGGTATTGGTATGAGTTCTTTAGCTTTACACTGTAAAATCAGTGGAAATGATGTGTATGGTTCTGACATATACGACAATGAACAAACAGAAATTTTGAAAAAAGTTGGGATACACGTTTTCATAGGGCACGATTATGACAATTGGCTCAACCCTGATCTTGTAGTTCATACCCCTGCGGTTCATTCTGATAACCCCGAAATAATTCGAGCAAGAAGAGAAAATGTTAAGGTCGTTAGTAGATCAGAGTTTTTGAGACAAATTCTTGATGGGATGACTCAATTTGCAGTGACTGGTTCAGATGGTAAGACCACTACTACCGCTATGATTGCACATTGTCTTAAAACCTTCGGAGAAGATCCGACAGTTTTCCTTGGTGGTGTACACAGATCTCTGGAATTTGGTAATTACCGCTCAGGTAAGGGCCCCATAGTTTATGAACTTGATGAGAGTCAACCAGAATTTTCAAGCTTCTGTCCGGATTATCTGATCATTACAAATGCTCGAGGAGATCATCTTGAAAACTACAATAACGATGAAAAATTCTATAGATCATGTTTTGAGGAGCTTTCGAGTAAAACACGAAGAATTGTTATCACTTTTGCAGATGATAAAAATACGTCGCATCTTGGTGACTATACCTTTGGAAAAACGCACGGCACGTGTAAGTTAGTGAATAGAGTCGTAAAAGATCTTTACCAGGTAGCCACGATTGGACTCGATGGGAAGCAGTATCAGTTGATTTTGAGATTGCCGGGAGAACACAACGTTTTAAATGCCATGGCTGTTTTAACGTTGTTCTGGGCAGCTGGTTATGATCCCAATAAAGTGTTAGAAGCACTGAGGGATTTTGTCAGTACTCGTAGGCGTTTTGACATAACTATCCTTAACAAAGAGCAAAAAACATATGTTGTTGATGATTATGCACATACACCAGATGAAATAAAGTCGTTACTCGCTGCTGCCGAAGAGATTTTTCCAGAGCAAAAGAAGATTGTGATCTTTCAACCACATAGATACAGTCGTTTGTTGCGTGAGGATGGAAATTTCGCAAAAGCACTCAAAGATGCTGATGAAATATATGTCACAGAAGTTTACAGCGCCTTTGAGAAGATTATCCCTCAACTTTCAGCAAGGGTAATAGTTGAAGGTTTGGAGAACTATGGCAAAAAAGCTACATATTTTCCGAAACTTGAAGATCTACTAAATGCCTTTCATCCTCAGGAAAACACAGTGTATCTTTTCGTTGGAGCAGGCGACATCATAAAAATCTCTCAGAAATTTGTTGAAAACTATAAAAAAGGTGACCATTAG
- a CDS encoding UDP-N-acetylglucosamine--N-acetylmuramyl-(pentapeptide) pyrophosphoryl-undecaprenol N-acetylglucosamine transferase, which yields MRIAAAGGGTGGHLYPALAVLESLAAIRKIDVTYFCIKRGLESKVIPQEHPEYKIITIDLKGLKRPIFHPANFTRLLKIFQNESIIASGIEGCDFGFVTGGYVSYPVARVCSKKRIPFFVQEQNVIPGLANKALSLKAKKVFVAFEESANYFPKSVHKKIVVTGNPIRIKECTQNSFGEDYILVLGGSRGSEFINRLMEQVYQTEKQMRFVHSTGDSNWTNRLSAYQNVQAFDYIYDMACAWKGAKAVVSRAGAIAVSEMLYYGVPGLLIPWEGSAGNHQLFNAMYVEKIGRGIMAREKDLTSQVLVEKLSHVISLGKEMQKRENPAGLIAKIILEELK from the coding sequence TTGAGAATAGCAGCCGCAGGAGGAGGAACAGGAGGCCATCTCTATCCAGCGTTGGCAGTCTTAGAAAGCCTTGCAGCGATTAGAAAGATAGATGTGACCTATTTTTGTATAAAAAGAGGTCTTGAAAGTAAAGTTATTCCGCAGGAACATCCTGAATACAAAATAATAACTATCGATCTTAAGGGTTTGAAAAGGCCAATATTTCACCCAGCGAATTTCACAAGACTATTGAAAATATTCCAAAATGAGAGTATCATAGCTTCGGGAATAGAAGGTTGTGATTTTGGATTTGTGACGGGTGGGTACGTTTCATATCCAGTAGCAAGGGTATGTAGCAAGAAACGTATACCATTTTTTGTCCAAGAACAAAATGTAATACCTGGACTTGCAAACAAAGCATTGAGTTTGAAAGCAAAAAAGGTTTTTGTTGCATTTGAAGAAAGTGCAAACTATTTTCCAAAATCTGTTCATAAAAAGATCGTTGTCACGGGAAATCCGATAAGGATAAAGGAATGTACCCAAAATAGTTTCGGTGAAGACTATATACTTGTATTAGGTGGAAGCAGGGGAAGTGAATTCATAAACAGATTGATGGAACAGGTCTATCAGACAGAGAAACAGATGAGATTTGTCCATAGTACGGGAGACAGCAACTGGACTAATAGATTGAGTGCTTATCAAAATGTTCAAGCTTTTGACTATATATACGATATGGCCTGCGCGTGGAAAGGAGCAAAGGCTGTTGTGAGCAGAGCTGGTGCTATTGCCGTTAGTGAGATGCTCTATTACGGGGTCCCAGGTTTGTTGATACCGTGGGAGGGTTCGGCGGGGAACCATCAGCTCTTCAATGCTATGTACGTCGAGAAAATCGGTAGAGGAATAATGGCAAGGGAAAAAGATCTCACGTCTCAAGTTCTTGTAGAGAAACTTTCCCATGTCATTTCACTTGGAAAGGAAATGCAAAAAAGGGAGAATCCAGCAGGGTTAATCGCTAAAATCATTTTGGAGGAATTGAAATGA
- a CDS encoding FtsW/RodA/SpoVE family cell cycle protein, whose protein sequence is MSNAVPILLIVSILISVGLILIASFDIASQMSVFGSTSSNLFYSHIVKLLIGAFLMTVTMMMDYRIHIKFAQFYYFLAIGLLLMPFFLPEINGSNRWITLAGFTFQPSEFAKIVLIISLSTYISHNKEHMREFYRGFLKPLLLSSPLIILILIEPDLSTSLILFFLVLLLLYSHGTRGAYVFMTVLLIFVLFYLALKTGFLLKDYQLWRLRTFLQGDHPDQVSKAIQALREGGWAGKGVGLGEVKLAIPAIVSDFILAAAGEEFGIIGIIIITTLFFLLVSILLRFVEKFQDAFVTSYITGFSFLIILQVLVNLGVVTGTLPVTGVTLPFLSYGGSSIMMMLAGLGIVINIVTHGSEEN, encoded by the coding sequence TTGTCAAATGCTGTACCGATCCTTCTTATAGTATCGATTTTGATATCTGTCGGTCTCATATTGATAGCGAGTTTTGATATAGCGTCTCAGATGAGTGTCTTTGGTAGTACTTCTTCTAATTTATTTTATTCACACATCGTGAAATTGTTGATCGGTGCATTTTTAATGACTGTGACTATGATGATGGACTACAGAATACACATAAAATTTGCCCAGTTTTATTATTTTTTGGCAATAGGTCTTTTGTTGATGCCTTTCTTCCTACCAGAGATAAATGGCTCGAACAGATGGATTACTTTAGCTGGGTTTACCTTTCAACCGTCTGAGTTTGCCAAGATCGTTTTAATAATATCCCTCTCTACTTATATTTCTCATAACAAAGAGCACATGAGAGAATTTTACAGAGGTTTTCTCAAACCTTTGCTACTAAGTTCACCGCTTATAATTTTGATTTTAATCGAGCCAGATTTAAGCACATCTCTTATTCTTTTTTTTCTTGTACTCCTGTTACTGTATTCACATGGAACACGTGGAGCTTACGTCTTTATGACTGTATTATTGATTTTCGTGCTATTTTATCTTGCTCTGAAAACGGGTTTTTTGTTGAAAGATTATCAATTATGGAGACTGAGAACATTTCTTCAAGGAGATCATCCTGACCAAGTCTCCAAGGCGATACAGGCACTGAGAGAAGGTGGGTGGGCTGGTAAAGGTGTAGGGTTGGGTGAAGTAAAATTGGCGATACCAGCTATTGTATCTGATTTCATTTTAGCGGCGGCAGGTGAGGAGTTTGGCATAATCGGTATAATTATCATTACCACCTTATTCTTTTTATTGGTCTCGATTTTGCTTAGGTTTGTTGAAAAATTTCAGGATGCATTTGTTACGTCTTATATCACTGGTTTTTCATTTTTGATTATTCTTCAAGTACTGGTTAATCTTGGAGTTGTGACAGGGACTCTACCAGTGACTGGTGTGACATTACCTTTTCTCAGCTATGGAGGTAGCTCAATCATGATGATGTTAGCAGGCCTTGGTATAGTAATAAACATCGTAACTCATGGAAGTGAGGAAAATTGA
- the murD gene encoding UDP-N-acetylmuramoyl-L-alanine--D-glutamate ligase yields the protein MRYALVGYGVGNKALCAKLRKIGHEVFVSETRILSEDERSQLLNMNVQFEEGKNTEEICKADIVVVSPSVKHDHPVIANCLKKVVTDIDVIFNMKKPRVVIAVTGSNGKTTTCNMIFHVLKSNGKSAYLCGNIGEPIANLLDIDPEYVVLEISSFQLYWSKKIPIDIGVLLNIEPNHLDWHPTLQHYIDSKLKIFEFASCKIFNGSDELIKKNINIDLTYHAFEPLFFDSSSSNIKYDGKNYFVSNSALLTRQNLENLSAVLKIFSVLGYEPDSVLKALETFKPPKHRMELVAEIRGISFIDDSKATSAAATISALENFAGKNVILILSGKSKNEDYSALVKQMKSKVKHTYIFGEITSMIENILRAEKLPFTVVENMEQAVHNAFEMGVEGDVVLLSPAGASFDLYKDYSERGDDFVRVVKSLMGAEG from the coding sequence TTGCGTTATGCTTTAGTTGGCTATGGCGTGGGAAACAAAGCGCTGTGTGCCAAACTTAGAAAGATTGGCCATGAAGTCTTTGTGAGCGAAACAAGGATTCTGAGCGAAGATGAGAGATCGCAACTATTGAATATGAACGTTCAGTTTGAAGAAGGCAAGAATACTGAAGAAATATGCAAAGCAGATATAGTTGTGGTTAGCCCATCGGTGAAGCATGATCATCCAGTTATTGCGAATTGCCTTAAAAAAGTTGTGACAGACATTGATGTAATTTTCAACATGAAAAAGCCCCGTGTTGTCATTGCTGTGACTGGTTCTAACGGTAAAACGACAACTTGCAATATGATCTTTCATGTATTAAAGAGTAACGGTAAGAGTGCTTATTTATGTGGAAACATAGGAGAGCCAATCGCAAATCTACTCGACATTGATCCGGAGTATGTTGTATTGGAGATCAGCAGTTTTCAACTGTATTGGTCTAAGAAAATTCCTATTGATATTGGTGTTCTGCTGAATATCGAGCCAAATCATTTAGACTGGCATCCAACATTACAACACTATATTGATTCAAAGCTCAAGATCTTTGAATTTGCGAGTTGCAAAATCTTCAATGGATCAGATGAGCTAATTAAGAAAAACATAAATATCGATCTGACCTACCACGCTTTTGAACCTCTATTTTTTGATAGTTCTTCATCAAATATCAAGTATGATGGCAAGAACTATTTTGTAAGCAATTCTGCTCTTTTGACTCGCCAAAACCTTGAGAACTTATCGGCAGTTTTGAAAATTTTCTCGGTACTCGGTTATGAACCTGATAGTGTTTTAAAGGCACTTGAGACTTTCAAGCCACCCAAACACAGAATGGAATTAGTCGCAGAAATCAGAGGAATTAGTTTTATAGACGATTCAAAAGCAACGAGTGCCGCCGCAACGATATCGGCTCTTGAGAATTTTGCTGGAAAGAATGTTATTTTGATTTTATCTGGTAAAAGTAAGAACGAGGACTATTCCGCTTTGGTCAAACAAATGAAGAGCAAAGTAAAGCACACTTATATCTTTGGAGAAATCACATCGATGATAGAGAATATATTGCGAGCAGAAAAACTCCCGTTTACTGTTGTCGAAAATATGGAGCAAGCCGTTCATAATGCATTTGAGATGGGAGTTGAAGGCGATGTTGTCCTTCTGAGTCCGGCAGGGGCGAGTTTTGATTTGTACAAAGATTACTCAGAACGTGGTGACGATTTTGTTCGTGTGGTAAAATCTTTAATGGGGGCTGAGGGATAA
- a CDS encoding bifunctional 2-keto-4-hydroxyglutarate aldolase/2-keto-3-deoxy-6-phosphogluconate aldolase gives MGIVEKIIDSGIVAVIRADSPSKAVEMCRACREGGIVAIEVTFSVPHAVEVIQQIDKEMGDQILLGAGTVLDPYTAKIAIEAGAKYIVAPNLSEETALLCNKHRVPYIPGVLTPTEIVKALELGVPLIKLFPASAVGPSYIKAIHGPLPQAKIMPTGGVELENVKEWIKAGAVAVGIGGGLTKGTKDQIVEKAKKFVQLVKEAKEEIAGR, from the coding sequence ATGGGAATTGTGGAAAAAATCATTGACAGCGGCATTGTAGCAGTTATCAGGGCAGATTCGCCTTCAAAAGCTGTAGAAATGTGCAGGGCTTGTAGAGAAGGCGGAATCGTTGCAATTGAAGTAACTTTCAGTGTGCCACACGCAGTTGAGGTTATTCAGCAAATAGACAAGGAAATGGGAGATCAAATTCTTCTCGGAGCTGGTACAGTACTCGACCCATACACAGCAAAGATAGCTATTGAGGCTGGAGCAAAGTACATAGTGGCTCCAAATCTCTCTGAAGAGACAGCTTTATTATGCAACAAACACAGAGTACCGTATATACCAGGAGTTTTAACACCAACAGAAATTGTGAAAGCTCTCGAATTAGGAGTGCCATTGATTAAACTATTCCCGGCTTCAGCGGTCGGCCCATCCTACATAAAAGCGATTCATGGACCACTTCCACAGGCAAAGATCATGCCAACAGGCGGTGTTGAGCTTGAAAACGTCAAAGAATGGATCAAGGCTGGTGCTGTAGCAGTTGGAATCGGTGGAGGATTGACAAAGGGCACCAAAGACCAGATTGTTGAAAAAGCGAAAAAATTTGTTCAGTTGGTTAAAGAAGCCAAAGAGGAAATTGCTGGGAGGTGA